In a single window of the Anaerocolumna cellulosilytica genome:
- a CDS encoding glycosyltransferase family 2 protein, with product MTEGVLHLDKISVVIPCFNEAKVLSLFYREMEKVMKRMNEVDFELIFVDDGSKDNTLGLIKKYQEKDKRVHYLAFSRNFGKEAAILAGLKFSAGNYIVLMDADLQDPPYLLDKMYSLLKGEDCDSVATRRVNRQGEPKVRSFFARRFYRLMNRISKTNIIDGARDFRMMKRQMVDAILNMGEYNRFSKGIFGWVGFRTKWMSYNNIKRAAGESKWSFWKLLLYSFEGITAFSTLPFAFASFVGIFLCIVSFISIFIIVFRKLCGAKSAFGWTSMTCIILFLSGIQLFSMGILGQYLSKTYLEVKKRPIYIIKEQG from the coding sequence ATGACAGAAGGAGTGTTACATTTGGATAAAATATCAGTAGTTATACCCTGTTTTAATGAAGCCAAGGTATTGTCTTTATTCTATAGGGAAATGGAAAAGGTTATGAAGCGTATGAATGAGGTGGACTTTGAGCTGATTTTTGTGGATGATGGTTCTAAAGATAATACGCTTGGATTAATTAAGAAATACCAGGAGAAGGATAAAAGGGTACATTATCTTGCCTTTTCAAGAAACTTTGGGAAAGAAGCAGCTATATTAGCAGGTCTTAAGTTCAGTGCAGGTAATTATATTGTTCTTATGGATGCCGACTTACAGGATCCTCCCTATTTACTTGACAAAATGTACTCCCTTTTAAAAGGGGAGGATTGTGATTCGGTAGCAACCAGAAGAGTCAATAGACAGGGTGAACCAAAGGTCAGATCGTTCTTTGCCAGAAGATTTTACAGGTTAATGAATCGGATTTCAAAAACAAATATTATAGACGGAGCCAGAGACTTTCGAATGATGAAACGACAGATGGTAGATGCTATTTTAAACATGGGGGAATATAATCGTTTTTCTAAAGGTATTTTTGGCTGGGTAGGTTTTCGAACTAAATGGATGTCCTATAATAATATAAAAAGAGCTGCCGGAGAATCAAAATGGTCTTTTTGGAAATTGCTTTTATATTCCTTTGAAGGAATTACTGCTTTTTCGACCCTGCCTTTTGCATTTGCCTCCTTTGTGGGTATCTTTTTATGTATAGTTTCTTTTATTAGTATATTTATTATTGTTTTTCGAAAACTTTGTGGGGCGAAATCAGCTTTTGGCTGGACATCTATGACCTGCATAATTCTGTTTTTAAGCGGAATACAATTATTTAGCATGGGAATATTGGGACAGTATCTGTCAAAAACTTATCTGGAAGTAAAGAAGAGACCCATCTATATTATCAAAGAACAGGGATAA
- a CDS encoding YfhO family protein, which translates to MEHLMQTVKTKYKSSLTLVLLYSAVFLVLISVIYLPFILESKSMVWEYDGINQHYPSLVYFSELLKGIFQGKGFPMVDFKIGMGFDTITTLHYYAIGDPLNLLSVFVPKENIEVLYTVLILLRLYLSGLSFMKYCKVRNICWYPALLGSLLYVFCGYVFFSAVRHPFFINPMIYLPLLLVGVERLLKKNKPGFFTLMVFLSAVSNFYFFYMLTILVFGYGLFRSYEYSKKSMLPLAHKSFLKVARKAILFYILGVLMAAFIFLPVCGAFLNNGRLNSGYEQNLFLYPFHYYGLLVQSFLAANTTGGYWTILTYGAVIPAAVAIIFTRKNYRGLKWSFLILTAGLMFPSFGYTMNGFAYISNRWEFAYSFLAAFIFAASFQEVENMNKRELVLIVTESVLYAIVGILRPTVYILIACIFLVLSVLCLVLLSVTGNKKLVKGFLFILICCNLSINGFLVNDSRYGDYVSEFVKYREVDSRIGASAVSMLPIIASDDFYRVETYGDHFLNEGLTMDFYDVSGYYSVMNKRVTEYMSGLELASQRAAYRFDNFDARVSVSSLAGVKYFVTTKKKSVPYDYKYVSSLKTEDKTYYLYKNKNQLSLGFTYDSYMLREGYEALSAIRKQEAQLRGGVLEEIPVGISLHSLTGRLGADGYSFTEHKVNYRYEGQIKPMGDYLIVKEKGAKLRIDFNGVADAETYLRLEGFHINEQEALAVTLKVKGDKGVTKTIHIRNKTNNAYFGKEDYLINLGYSSAAMNYCEISFNQPGRYHLGELEVFTVPVRTYKEMVQERLQNQLKEVRLGNNTVSGKIDIVKDSLLYFSIPYSKGWKAYVNHEEQRLLPANIMYMALPLHKGTYNIELIYTTPYLKAGAVISAAGWCLFIFLWYKNRTSEK; encoded by the coding sequence ATGGAACATTTAATGCAGACCGTAAAAACAAAATATAAAAGTAGTTTAACCTTAGTGTTACTATATTCAGCTGTATTTCTGGTGCTCATAAGCGTGATATATCTTCCATTTATTCTGGAAAGTAAATCAATGGTGTGGGAATATGATGGGATTAATCAGCATTACCCTTCCTTAGTGTATTTTAGTGAACTACTAAAAGGTATATTTCAAGGAAAGGGTTTTCCAATGGTGGACTTTAAAATAGGTATGGGGTTTGATACCATAACTACGTTACATTACTACGCCATAGGAGATCCGCTGAATCTACTATCGGTTTTTGTACCGAAGGAAAATATAGAAGTGTTGTATACTGTTTTAATTTTGCTGCGTTTATATCTATCAGGACTTAGTTTTATGAAGTATTGCAAGGTAAGAAATATATGCTGGTATCCTGCTTTACTTGGGAGTTTGTTGTATGTATTTTGTGGCTATGTGTTTTTTTCTGCTGTCAGGCATCCTTTTTTCATAAACCCAATGATTTATTTACCGTTATTACTGGTTGGAGTTGAGAGGTTATTGAAAAAAAATAAACCAGGATTCTTTACTCTTATGGTTTTTCTCAGCGCAGTCAGTAATTTTTACTTTTTCTATATGCTTACTATTCTTGTATTTGGTTATGGTCTCTTCCGGTCTTATGAATACAGTAAGAAGAGTATGCTGCCATTGGCTCATAAATCTTTCTTGAAGGTTGCCAGGAAAGCCATTTTGTTTTATATCCTTGGAGTTCTTATGGCAGCTTTTATATTTCTTCCGGTATGTGGGGCTTTTTTAAATAACGGAAGACTGAACAGTGGCTATGAACAGAATCTTTTTTTGTATCCTTTTCATTATTATGGGCTTTTGGTTCAGTCTTTCTTAGCCGCCAATACAACGGGAGGTTATTGGACGATACTTACCTACGGGGCGGTAATACCGGCGGCAGTGGCAATCATTTTTACCAGAAAAAACTATAGAGGGCTAAAATGGTCTTTTCTTATATTAACAGCAGGACTTATGTTTCCTTCTTTTGGTTATACCATGAATGGTTTTGCCTATATCAGTAATCGATGGGAATTTGCTTATAGCTTTTTAGCAGCTTTTATATTTGCTGCCTCTTTTCAAGAAGTAGAGAATATGAATAAAAGAGAGTTAGTACTGATAGTGACAGAGAGTGTACTTTATGCCATAGTTGGTATTCTAAGGCCAACCGTCTATATTCTTATTGCCTGTATCTTTTTAGTACTTTCAGTGCTTTGTCTGGTGCTGTTATCGGTAACTGGTAATAAAAAACTGGTAAAGGGATTTTTATTTATTCTCATCTGCTGTAATCTATCTATCAATGGCTTTTTAGTTAATGATTCCCGATATGGGGACTATGTCAGTGAATTTGTAAAGTATAGAGAAGTGGATTCTAGGATAGGAGCGTCAGCAGTAAGTATGCTGCCAATTATTGCAAGCGACGATTTTTACCGGGTGGAGACTTATGGTGACCACTTTTTGAATGAAGGGCTGACAATGGATTTTTATGATGTATCTGGTTACTATAGTGTAATGAACAAACGGGTAACAGAGTATATGTCGGGTTTGGAGTTGGCGTCTCAAAGGGCAGCATACCGATTTGATAATTTTGATGCTCGCGTCAGTGTATCATCTCTTGCAGGGGTTAAGTATTTTGTAACAACGAAAAAGAAATCCGTACCCTATGATTACAAGTATGTATCATCTTTAAAAACGGAGGATAAGACTTATTATTTATATAAAAACAAGAATCAATTATCCCTTGGATTCACCTATGACTCTTATATGCTGAGGGAGGGATATGAGGCGCTTTCTGCTATTCGAAAGCAGGAGGCTCAACTTCGAGGGGGCGTTTTAGAAGAAATACCAGTGGGAATTTCGCTTCATTCTTTAACCGGACGATTAGGAGCCGATGGTTATTCATTTACCGAACACAAGGTAAACTATAGGTATGAGGGGCAGATAAAACCAATGGGAGATTATCTTATAGTTAAGGAGAAGGGAGCAAAGTTACGGATAGATTTTAATGGTGTAGCTGATGCTGAGACTTATTTAAGACTGGAGGGTTTCCATATTAATGAACAGGAGGCTTTAGCAGTTACTCTTAAAGTTAAAGGAGATAAAGGTGTTACCAAGACAATTCATATAAGAAATAAAACAAATAATGCATACTTTGGAAAAGAGGATTATCTTATTAATTTGGGATATTCTAGTGCAGCAATGAATTATTGCGAAATATCTTTTAACCAGCCCGGACGTTATCACTTAGGAGAGCTGGAAGTGTTCACCGTACCAGTCAGGACTTACAAGGAAATGGTACAGGAAAGGCTTCAAAACCAACTGAAAGAGGTTCGCTTAGGTAATAACACAGTATCCGGTAAGATAGATATAGTAAAGGATAGTCTTTTATACTTTTCCATACCCTATAGTAAGGGCTGGAAGGCTTATGTAAATCACGAAGAACAAAGGCTGTTACCTGCTAATATTATGTATATGGCTTTGCCTCTTCATAAGGGGACCTATAATATAGAACTTATTTATACAACTCCTTATCTGAAAGCAGGAGCGGTCATATCGGCAGCAGGTTGGTGCTTATTTATCTTTTTGTGGTATAAGAACAGAACAAGTGAGAAATGA
- a CDS encoding peptidylprolyl isomerase, giving the protein MAEKNPIVTIEMGNGDIIKIELYPDIAPNTVNNFISLVQNKFYDGLIFHRVIRGFMLQGGDPEGTGMGGPGYSIKGEFSYNQFENNLKHTAGVISMARSQMPNSAGSQFFIMHKDSPHLDGSYAAFGKVTEGLDVVNKIAEVKTDYSDKPETPQVMKTVTVELFGETYNEPEKM; this is encoded by the coding sequence ATGGCAGAGAAAAATCCTATTGTTACAATAGAAATGGGAAATGGTGATATAATTAAAATTGAATTATATCCAGATATCGCACCAAATACAGTTAATAATTTCATTTCTTTAGTACAGAATAAGTTTTATGACGGTCTTATCTTTCACAGAGTTATCCGTGGATTTATGCTTCAGGGAGGAGATCCAGAAGGAACCGGAATGGGTGGCCCTGGTTACTCCATAAAAGGTGAATTCTCATACAATCAATTTGAAAACAATTTAAAACACACTGCCGGCGTTATTTCCATGGCAAGATCTCAAATGCCAAACTCAGCAGGTTCCCAATTTTTTATTATGCACAAAGATTCTCCTCACTTAGATGGCTCTTATGCAGCTTTTGGTAAAGTTACAGAGGGTCTTGATGTAGTAAATAAAATAGCTGAGGTTAAAACAGATTATTCCGACAAGCCGGAAACTCCTCAGGTAATGAAAACAGTAACTGTTGAATTATTTGGCGAAACATATAACGAACCGGAAAAAATGTAA
- a CDS encoding aminopeptidase P family protein: MIKTRIQHLRALLAENQIDAYIVPTSDFHESEYVGEYFKARKYMSGFTGSAGTLVVTTEEAGLWTDGRYFIQAARQLSDTGITLFKMGEEGVPSIEEFLKDKLPKNGVLGFDGRIINARFGKNLMQKLEAKNISIQYEKDLVDFIWTDRPELSKEPAFLLDIKYSGKASADKLLALRDEMKKKGATVHILTTLDDIAWLFNIRGNDIAYNPVVLSYAVITLDKAYLFVDEDKLSEDIKTQFTTDKIEVKDYLAIYDFVKDISSTEIILLDSKKVNYAIYNNLKSEVKIIDEVNPTVLAKATKNPVEIENLRKAHIKDGVAVTKFMYWLKNNIGKTEITEISASDYLEERRKEQEGFIELSFDTICAYNSNAAMMHYSASPDSHAVLQPEGLLLVDSGGQYYEGTTDITRTVVLGEISNEVKRHFTAVLRSMLNLADARFLHGCIGLNLDILARGPLWEMNLDYKCGTGHGVGYLLNVHEAPNGFRWRKVPERDDGCVLEEGMVTTDEPGVYIEGSHGIRTENELVCHRGEKNEYGQFMYFEHITFAPIDLDAVDTSYMSKTEIKRLNDYHQQVYEKLSPYLTAEECQWLKEYTRAVE; the protein is encoded by the coding sequence ATGATTAAAACAAGAATACAGCATCTACGTGCCTTACTGGCTGAAAATCAAATAGATGCTTATATTGTACCTACCTCTGATTTCCATGAATCCGAATACGTAGGAGAATATTTTAAAGCCAGAAAATATATGTCGGGCTTTACCGGGTCTGCCGGAACTTTAGTTGTTACAACGGAAGAAGCCGGTCTTTGGACGGACGGCAGATACTTTATTCAGGCCGCAAGGCAGCTAAGTGATACCGGCATTACCTTATTTAAAATGGGTGAAGAGGGTGTCCCTTCTATTGAGGAATTCTTAAAAGATAAGCTTCCAAAGAATGGCGTATTAGGTTTTGATGGACGTATTATTAATGCCAGATTCGGAAAAAATCTAATGCAAAAATTAGAAGCTAAGAACATATCCATTCAATATGAGAAAGATTTAGTCGATTTCATCTGGACTGACCGCCCTGAATTGTCTAAAGAGCCAGCTTTTCTATTAGATATAAAATACTCCGGAAAAGCTTCCGCTGATAAACTATTGGCATTAAGAGATGAAATGAAGAAAAAGGGAGCAACCGTTCATATTCTTACCACTCTGGATGACATTGCATGGTTATTTAATATCAGGGGTAATGATATCGCCTATAATCCAGTTGTACTCTCCTATGCTGTCATTACTCTTGATAAGGCTTATCTCTTCGTGGATGAGGACAAATTATCTGAGGATATTAAAACACAATTTACAACTGATAAAATAGAAGTTAAGGATTATCTTGCTATTTATGATTTCGTAAAGGACATTTCATCTACTGAAATTATCCTGTTAGATTCAAAAAAAGTCAACTATGCAATCTATAACAATCTGAAATCAGAAGTCAAAATTATCGATGAAGTCAATCCTACCGTTTTAGCCAAAGCCACTAAAAATCCGGTAGAAATTGAAAATTTGAGAAAAGCTCATATAAAAGATGGTGTAGCCGTTACAAAATTTATGTACTGGCTTAAAAATAATATCGGAAAAACTGAAATTACTGAAATATCTGCCAGTGATTATCTGGAAGAACGTCGCAAGGAGCAGGAGGGTTTTATTGAATTAAGCTTTGATACCATCTGCGCTTATAATTCCAATGCCGCCATGATGCACTACTCTGCAAGTCCGGATAGTCATGCCGTGTTACAACCGGAGGGCCTATTGTTAGTAGATTCCGGTGGTCAGTATTATGAAGGTACCACTGATATTACCAGAACTGTGGTACTTGGTGAAATAAGTAATGAAGTAAAACGACATTTCACTGCTGTTTTACGCAGTATGTTAAATCTGGCTGATGCCCGTTTTTTACATGGGTGTATCGGACTTAATCTAGATATTCTGGCGAGAGGGCCTCTCTGGGAAATGAATCTGGATTATAAATGCGGAACTGGGCATGGCGTAGGTTATCTATTAAATGTCCATGAAGCACCTAATGGTTTCCGATGGAGAAAGGTTCCGGAACGAGATGACGGCTGTGTACTGGAGGAGGGCATGGTAACTACCGACGAACCCGGTGTTTATATCGAAGGCAGTCATGGTATCCGTACCGAAAATGAACTGGTGTGCCATCGTGGTGAAAAAAATGAATATGGTCAATTTATGTATTTTGAGCACATCACCTTTGCTCCCATAGACCTTGATGCAGTGGATACCAGCTATATGTCTAAGACCGAAATCAAGCGTTTAAATGATTACCACCAACAAGTATATGAAAAATTATCTCCCTATCTGACCGCCGAAGAATGCCAGTGGCTGAAGGAGTACACAAGAGCTGTAGAATAA